One segment of Solanum stenotomum isolate F172 chromosome 1, ASM1918654v1, whole genome shotgun sequence DNA contains the following:
- the LOC125874587 gene encoding ubiquitin-related modifier 1 homolog 1-like, which produces MQLTLEFGGGLELLCDSVKSHNINVDPQDGEEQLTMKNLLSWVRTNVIKERPEMFMKGDSVRPGVLVLVNDTDWELSGQLETVLEEKDNVVFISTLHGG; this is translated from the exons ATGCAACTGACTCTTGAATTCGG GGGAGGACTGGAACTTCTTTGTGATTCTGTGAAGAGCCATAACATCAATGTTGACCCTCAAGATGGGGAGGAGCAG TTGACGATGAAAAACTTGCTCTCTTGGGTACGCACCAATGTGATCAAGGAGAGGCCTGAAATGTTCATGAAAGGAGACTCAGT GAGGCCTGGAGTTCTCGTCCTTGTAAATGACACTGATTGGGAACTAAGTGGCCAGCTTGAAACTGTGCTGGAAGAGAAGGATAACGTAGTTTTCATCTCAACATTGCATGGCGGTTGA
- the LOC125852119 gene encoding SPX domain-containing membrane protein At4g22990-like isoform X1, protein MVAFGKRLKETQIQEWQGYYINYKLMKKKVKNYVQQIEVSEQSREYVLKDFSRILDKQIEKIVLFLLEQQGELASRLFILGQEHDVLVQQQDGSKLSELQQSYRDVGRELLQLLFFVEMNAIGVRKILKKFDKRCGYKFTNYYVKTRANHPYSQLRQIFKHVGVSAVVGTISRNLADLQDNKGNYTSIYDHPGLPLQDPIIGSINQAVDRLTNSTDFLHYLGKHALILPEELPTPSEDHAANERYHLMSLLLNLANAFLYMVNTYIIVPTADDYSMSLGAAATLCGAVIGSMAVAQVFSSVYFSAWSNKSYMKPLIFSSIVLLVGNTLYALAYDFNSICLLLVGRLFCGLGSARAVNRRYITDCVPLHLRMKASAGFVSASALGMACGPAVACLLQTNFKFLNITFNQDTLPGWIMALAWFIYLLCVWTTFREPPMEEIEDVLLPKSNSVSGKIENGLVQKGITQPLLLSEEETKQDEDEDQDCDNSEESAEEIQKPVTSIVSAYKLLTPSVKVQLLIYFMLKYAMEILLAESSVVTTYYFIWSTSNVAVFLACLGLTVLPVNIVVGSYLSNIFEERQVLLASEILVCLGIVLSFHVVIPYSVPQYVCSALITFVAAEVLEGVNLNLLSRVMSSRLSKGTYNGGLLSTEAGTLARVFADSTITLAGYWGMSRLLNVTLLPSLFICIFSIIATCFTYNSMY, encoded by the exons ATGGTTGCCTTTGGGAAAAGGTTGAAAGAAACTCAAATTCAAGAATGGCAAGG ATATTACATTAACTATaagttgatgaagaagaaagtaaagaactaTGTGCAGCAGATTGAAGTTTCTGAACAAAGTCGCGAGTATGTTCTCAAGGACTTCTCTAGGATTCTAGATAAGCAG ATCGAAAAGATTGTCTTATTCCTGTTGGAGCAGCAAGGGGAACTGGCAAGCAGGTTATTTATTCTTGGGCAAGAGCATGATGTCCTAGTACAGCAACAAGATGGTTCAAAATTATCTGAACTTCAACAGTCATATAGAGATGTAGGCAGAGAACTGCTACAGCTTCTCTTTTTCGTTGAAATGAATGCCATTGGTGTGCGCAAGATACTGAAAAAGTTTGACAAGAGATGTGGTTATAAATTCACCAATTACTATGTAAAGACTCGAGCTAATCATCCTTATTCCCAGCTGAGACAAATATTTAAGCATGTG GGCGTTTCAGCTGTAGTTGGAACCATATCTCGCAATCTGGCGGATCTTCAAGATAACAAGGGGAATTATACTTCAATATATGATCACCCGGGTCTGCCTCTTCAG GACCCGATCATTGGTTCGATTAATCAAGCAGTGGATAGACTAACAAATTCAACTGATTTCCTTCACTATTTGGGGAAACATGCACTCATTTTACCAGAAGAACTACCAACTCCTTCTGAGGATCATGCTGCCAATGAGAGATATCACTTGATGTCACTTCTGCTGAACTTGGCAAATGCATTCTTGTATATGGTTAACACATACATAATAGTCCCAACAGCAGATGACTACTCTATGAGTCTTGGAGCTGCAGCAACTCTTTGTGGGGCTGTGATTGGGTCTATGGCTGTTGCTCAGGTGTTCTCTTCAGTGTATTTTAGTGCATGGTCAAATAAATCCTACATGAAGCCTCTTATATTCAGCAGCATTGTCCTTCTTGTCGGGAATACCTTATATGCACTGGCTTATGACTTCAACTCGATATGCTTACTTCTAGTTGGACGTCTATTTTGTGG GCTTGGTTCAGCAAGGGCAGTTAATAGGCGTTATATCACTGATTGTGTTCCTCTGCACTTGCGAATGAAGGCTTCAGCTGGTTTTGTAAGTGCAAGTGCACTCGGAATGGCATGTGGTCCAGCTGTTGCCTGCTTGCTTCAAACTAACTTTAAGTTCCTGAATATCACTTTTAACCAAGACACTTTACCAGGATGGATAATGGCTCTTGCATGGTTTATTTACCTGTTATGCGTGTGGACTACCTTTAGAGAACCTCCAATGGAGGAAATAGAGGATGTTCTGCTACCAAAATCCAATAGTG TTTCAGGGAAGATTGAAAATGGCTTAGTGCAGAAGGGTATTACCCAGCCACTGCTTTTAAGTGAAGAGGAGACGAAACAAGACGAAGATGAAGACCAAGATTGCGATAATAGTGAAGAATCTGCAGAGGAGATCCAAAAACCTGTTACTTCCATCGTCTCTGCGTATAAGTTGCTTACCCCATCAGTGAAG GTTCAACTGCTCATATACTTTATGCTGAAGTATGCGATGGAGATTTTACTTGCTGAATCAAGTGTTGTCACCACGTACTACTTCATATGGTCAACAAGCAATGTGGCCGTTTTTCTTGCATGTCTTGGGTTGACTGTCCTTCCAGTGAACATTGTTGTTGGAAGCTACCTCAGCAACATCTTTGAGGAGAG ACAAGTTTTGCTTGCATCAGAAATCTTGGTATGCTTGGGAATAGTTCTGAGTTTCCATGTCGTAATTCCTTATTCCGTACCACAATATGTATGTTCAGCTCTAATCACATTTGTAGCTGCTGAAGTACTCGAAG GCGTTAACCTTAACCTTCTATCTCGAGTCATGTCTTCAAGGCTTTCTAAAGGAACCTATAATGGTGGACTACTTTCAACAGAAGCCGGAACTTTAGCTCGAGTATTTGCAGATAGTACAATAACTCTGGCAGGATACTGGGGAATGAGTAGGCTTTTGAATGTCACATTGCTACCTTCACTATTTATCTGCATCTTCTCCATCATAGCCACTTGTTTTACTTATAATTCTATGTATTAA
- the LOC125852119 gene encoding SPX domain-containing membrane protein At4g22990-like isoform X2 has protein sequence MVAFGKRLKETQIQEWQGYYINYKLMKKKVKNYVQQIEVSEQSREYVLKDFSRILDKQIEKIVLFLLEQQGELASRLFILGQEHDVLVQQQDGSKLSELQQSYRDVGRELLQLLFFVEMNAIGVRKILKKFDKRCGYKFTNYYVKTRANHPYSQLRQIFKHVGVSAVVGTISRNLADLQDNKGNYTSIYDHPGLPLQDPIIGSINQAVDRLTNSTDFLHYLGKHALILPEELPTPSEDHAANERYHLMSLLLNLANAFLYMVNTYIIVPTADDYSMSLGAAATLCGAVIGSMAVAQVFSSVYFSAWSNKSYMKPLIFSSIVLLVGNTLYALAYDFNSICLLLVGRLFCGLGSARAVNRRYITDCVPLHLRMKASAGFVSASALGMACGPAVACLLQTNFKFLNITFNQDTLPGWIMALAWFIYLLCVWTTFREPPMEEIEDVLLPKSNSGKIENGLVQKGITQPLLLSEEETKQDEDEDQDCDNSEESAEEIQKPVTSIVSAYKLLTPSVKVQLLIYFMLKYAMEILLAESSVVTTYYFIWSTSNVAVFLACLGLTVLPVNIVVGSYLSNIFEERQVLLASEILVCLGIVLSFHVVIPYSVPQYVCSALITFVAAEVLEGVNLNLLSRVMSSRLSKGTYNGGLLSTEAGTLARVFADSTITLAGYWGMSRLLNVTLLPSLFICIFSIIATCFTYNSMY, from the exons ATGGTTGCCTTTGGGAAAAGGTTGAAAGAAACTCAAATTCAAGAATGGCAAGG ATATTACATTAACTATaagttgatgaagaagaaagtaaagaactaTGTGCAGCAGATTGAAGTTTCTGAACAAAGTCGCGAGTATGTTCTCAAGGACTTCTCTAGGATTCTAGATAAGCAG ATCGAAAAGATTGTCTTATTCCTGTTGGAGCAGCAAGGGGAACTGGCAAGCAGGTTATTTATTCTTGGGCAAGAGCATGATGTCCTAGTACAGCAACAAGATGGTTCAAAATTATCTGAACTTCAACAGTCATATAGAGATGTAGGCAGAGAACTGCTACAGCTTCTCTTTTTCGTTGAAATGAATGCCATTGGTGTGCGCAAGATACTGAAAAAGTTTGACAAGAGATGTGGTTATAAATTCACCAATTACTATGTAAAGACTCGAGCTAATCATCCTTATTCCCAGCTGAGACAAATATTTAAGCATGTG GGCGTTTCAGCTGTAGTTGGAACCATATCTCGCAATCTGGCGGATCTTCAAGATAACAAGGGGAATTATACTTCAATATATGATCACCCGGGTCTGCCTCTTCAG GACCCGATCATTGGTTCGATTAATCAAGCAGTGGATAGACTAACAAATTCAACTGATTTCCTTCACTATTTGGGGAAACATGCACTCATTTTACCAGAAGAACTACCAACTCCTTCTGAGGATCATGCTGCCAATGAGAGATATCACTTGATGTCACTTCTGCTGAACTTGGCAAATGCATTCTTGTATATGGTTAACACATACATAATAGTCCCAACAGCAGATGACTACTCTATGAGTCTTGGAGCTGCAGCAACTCTTTGTGGGGCTGTGATTGGGTCTATGGCTGTTGCTCAGGTGTTCTCTTCAGTGTATTTTAGTGCATGGTCAAATAAATCCTACATGAAGCCTCTTATATTCAGCAGCATTGTCCTTCTTGTCGGGAATACCTTATATGCACTGGCTTATGACTTCAACTCGATATGCTTACTTCTAGTTGGACGTCTATTTTGTGG GCTTGGTTCAGCAAGGGCAGTTAATAGGCGTTATATCACTGATTGTGTTCCTCTGCACTTGCGAATGAAGGCTTCAGCTGGTTTTGTAAGTGCAAGTGCACTCGGAATGGCATGTGGTCCAGCTGTTGCCTGCTTGCTTCAAACTAACTTTAAGTTCCTGAATATCACTTTTAACCAAGACACTTTACCAGGATGGATAATGGCTCTTGCATGGTTTATTTACCTGTTATGCGTGTGGACTACCTTTAGAGAACCTCCAATGGAGGAAATAGAGGATGTTCTGCTACCAAAATCCAATAGTG GGAAGATTGAAAATGGCTTAGTGCAGAAGGGTATTACCCAGCCACTGCTTTTAAGTGAAGAGGAGACGAAACAAGACGAAGATGAAGACCAAGATTGCGATAATAGTGAAGAATCTGCAGAGGAGATCCAAAAACCTGTTACTTCCATCGTCTCTGCGTATAAGTTGCTTACCCCATCAGTGAAG GTTCAACTGCTCATATACTTTATGCTGAAGTATGCGATGGAGATTTTACTTGCTGAATCAAGTGTTGTCACCACGTACTACTTCATATGGTCAACAAGCAATGTGGCCGTTTTTCTTGCATGTCTTGGGTTGACTGTCCTTCCAGTGAACATTGTTGTTGGAAGCTACCTCAGCAACATCTTTGAGGAGAG ACAAGTTTTGCTTGCATCAGAAATCTTGGTATGCTTGGGAATAGTTCTGAGTTTCCATGTCGTAATTCCTTATTCCGTACCACAATATGTATGTTCAGCTCTAATCACATTTGTAGCTGCTGAAGTACTCGAAG GCGTTAACCTTAACCTTCTATCTCGAGTCATGTCTTCAAGGCTTTCTAAAGGAACCTATAATGGTGGACTACTTTCAACAGAAGCCGGAACTTTAGCTCGAGTATTTGCAGATAGTACAATAACTCTGGCAGGATACTGGGGAATGAGTAGGCTTTTGAATGTCACATTGCTACCTTCACTATTTATCTGCATCTTCTCCATCATAGCCACTTGTTTTACTTATAATTCTATGTATTAA
- the LOC125844683 gene encoding ATPase GET3A has product MASNNQDLPEATVQNVLEQDTLKWVFVGGKGGVGKTTCSSILGILLSQFRSSVLIISTDPAHNLSDAFQQRFTKSPTLVNGFTNLYAMEIDPTVEKEDSVSSDGMDDFLSDLTNAIPGIDEAMSFAEMLKLVQTMDYSVIVFDTAPTGHTLRLLQFPSTLEKGLAKVMSLKNRFGGMLSQMTRLLGVDEEFGEAAILGKLEGMKDIIEEVNRQFKDPDLTTFVCVCIPEFLSLYETERLVQELAKFEIDTHNIIINQVIFDEEVVESKLLKARMRMQQKYLDQFYMLYDDFNITKLPLLPQEVCGVEALKEFSHHFVTPYQPSLARGSVEELQNRVAALKEQLKDAEAELEKIQKGKQKI; this is encoded by the exons ATGGCTTCCAATAATCAAGATTTACCAGAAGCCACAGTTCAAAACGTGCTAGAACAAGATACCCTTAAGTGGGTATTTGTAGGGGGTAAAGGTGGGGTTGGAAAAACTACATGTAGTTCAATTCTTGGTATTCTTCTTTCTCAGTTCAGATCCTCTGTTCTTATCATATCTACTGACCCTGCTCACAATCTCAGTGATGCCTTCCAGCAACGCTTTACCAAGTCCCCCACTCTTGTTAATGGCTTCACCAATTTGTATGCCATG GAAATCGATCCAACTGTGGAGAAAGAAGACTCAGTCAGTTCAGATGGGATGGACGATTTTTTGTCTGATTTGACAAACGCAATTCCTGGAATTGATGAAGCTATGAGTTTTGCAGAGATGCTAAA ATTGGTGCAAACAATGGACTATTCAGTAATAGTGTTTGATACGGCCCCAACTGGACATACTCTTCGGCTGTTACAATTCCCGTCGACTCTAGAGAAAGGGCTCGCCAAAGTGATGAGTTTGAAGAATAGATTTGGGGGCATGCTGAGTCAG ATGACTCGACTATTGGGTGTTGATGAGGAATTCGGGGAGGCTGCTATCCTTGGCAAGCTTGAAGGCATGAAAGATATTATTGAAGAAGTGAACAGACAGTTTAAGGACCCA gaCTTGACAACATTTGTTTGTGTTTGCATTCCGGAATTCCTCTCCCTATATGAGACTGAAAGACTAGTTCAGGAACTTGCTAAATTTGAGATCGATACACACAACATTATAATTAACCAGGTGATTTTTGACGAAGAAG TTGTTGAATCCAAGCTGCTGAAGGCTAGAATGCGGATGCAACAGAAATACTTGGATCAGTTCTACATGTTATATGATGACTTTAACATTACAAAGTTGCCTTTGTTGCCACAAGAG gTTTGTGGCGTTGAAGCCCTGAAAGAATTTTCGCATCATTTTGTAACGCCATACCAGCCTTCTCTTGCTCGAGGCTCGGTAGAGGAGCTGCAGAATAGAGTTGCTGCattgaaagaacagttgaaagatgcTGAAGCGGAATTAGAGAAAATTCAAAAAGGCAAACAGAAGATATAA